From a single Miscanthus floridulus cultivar M001 chromosome 8, ASM1932011v1, whole genome shotgun sequence genomic region:
- the LOC136473252 gene encoding receptor-like protein kinase: MKLVFRHWFWLFFMSLLSSSEGLSSDGLALLALSKSLILPSSLRSNWTASDATPCAWNGVGCNGRNRVISLDLTSSGVSGSIGPEIGHLKYLQNLSLSANNISGSIPRELGNLKKLSALSLYYNSLSGTIPEELFKNQLLEKVYLNDNQLSGSIPFSVGEMTSLKSLLLHENMLSGVLPSSIGNCTKLEELYLFDNQLSGSLPETLSEIKGLRVFYATSNSFTGEIPFSFEKNCKLEVFILSSNYIKGEIPSWLGNCRSLQQLEFVNNSLSGKIPTSLGLLSNLTYLLLSHNTLSGPIPPEIGNCRLLQWLELEENQLEGTVPEELANLRNLSKLFLFENRLMGDFPENIWSIQTLESVLIYSNRFTGKLPSELAELKHLQNITLFDNFFTGVIPQELGVNSPLVQIDFTNNSFVGGIPPNICSGKALRILDLGSNHLNGSIPSNVVDCPSLERVIVQNNNLDGSIPQFKNCANLSYMDLSHNSLSGNIPQSFSRCVNITEINWSENKLSGAIPPEIGNLVNLKRLDLSHNILHGSIPVQISSCSKLYSLDLSFNSLNDSALSTVSNLKFLTQLRLQENRFSGGLPESLSQLEMLIELQLGGNILGGSIPSSLGQLVKLGTALNLSSNGLVGDIPPQLGNLVDLQNLDLSFNNLSGGLVTLRCLGFLHALNVSYNQFSGPVPDNLLKFLNSTPNSFNGNPGLCISCSTSDSSCMGANVLKPCGGSKKRVVHGQFKIVLIVLGSLFVGAVLVLILCCILLKSRDRKKNTEEAVSNTFEGSSSKLNEIIEATENFDDKYIIGTGGHGTVYKATLRSGDVYAIKKLGLGSYKTMVRELKTLGEIKHRNLIKLKEFWFRRDNGFILYDFMEKGSLHDVLHVIQPAPTLDWCVRYDIALGTAHGLAYLHDDCRPAIIHRDIKPCNILLDKDMVPHISDFSIAKLMDQPSTASQTTGIVGTIGYMAPELAFSTKSSMESDVYSYGVVLLELLTRRTAVDPSFPDSTDIVGWVSSALNGTDKIEAVCDPTLMEEVFGTVEMEEVRKVLSVAQRCAAREASQRPSMAAVVKELTSVRPATGCQRRRPVVVRVEAGETGIAIP; the protein is encoded by the exons ATGAAGCTAGTTTTCAGGCATTGGTTTTGGCTATTCTTCATGTCATTACTTTCGTCATCAGAGGGTTTGAGTTCAGATGGCCTAGCTCTTCTTGCTCTGTCCAAAAGCCTCATACTGCCAAGTTCCCTAAGGTCCAACTGGACTGCTTCTGATGCAACTCCTTGTGCATGGAACGGTGTTGGTTGCAATGGAAGGAATAGAGTGATTTCTCTCGACCTAACATCATCAGGGGTTTCAGGTTCAATCGGACCTGAAATAGGGCATCTGAAATACCTGCAAAATCTCAGTTTAAGTGCTAACAACATATCTGGTTCAATCCCTCGAGAATTGGGCAACCTCAAGAAATTGTCAGCACTGTCACTGTACTACAACTCTTTGAGTGGAACAATACCAGAGGAGTTGTTCAAGAACCAGTTGCTGGAGAAAGTGTACCTAAATGACAATCAGCTCAGTGGTTCGATACCCTTCTCGGTTGGTGAAATGACAAGCCTTAAGTCATTGTTGTTGCATGAAAATATGTTGTCTGGAGTTTTGCCCAGTTCAATCGGCAACTGCACCAAGTTGGAGGAGCTGTATCTATTCGATAATCAACTGAGTGGCAGTCTTCCAGAAACCTTGAGTGAGATCAAAGGCCTCAGGGTTTTTTATGCTACTAGCAATAGCTTCACGGGTGAGATTCCTTTCAGTTTTGAGAAGAACTGCAAGCTGGAAGTATTCATCTTGTCATCCAATTATATAAAGGGTGAAATTCCATCATGGCTAGGGAATTGCAGGAGCTTGCAACAACTTGAATTTGTCAATAATAGTCTGTCTGGCAAAATTCCAACTTCTCTCGGCTTATTGAGCAACCTCACATATCTTTTACTTTCACATAACACCCTGTCCGGGCCGATCCCACCTGAGATTGGCAACTGTCGGTTGCTGCAGTGGCTAGAGTTGGAAGAAAACCAGCTAGAGGGCACTGTTCCCGAAGAGTTGGCAAATTTACGGAACTTGTCAAAGCTCTTTCTTTTCGAGAATCGCCTCATGGGAGACTTCCCTGAGAATATTTGGAGTATCCAAACCCTTGAGAGCGTCCTTATTTATAGCAACAGATTCACAGGGAAGCTACCTTcagagttagctgagctgaagcaCCTGCAGAACATTACACTGTTTGATAATTTCTTCACTGGAGTCATACCACAGGAGCTGGGTGTTAATAGCCCCTTGGTGCAGATAGATTTCACAAATAACAGTTTCGTTGGTGGTATCCCACCAAACATTTGTTCAGGAAAAGCGTTGAGAATTCTGGACTTGGGGTCTAATCATCTCAACGGTAGCATCCCATCCAATGTTGTGGACTGCCCAAGTCTGGAGCGAGTCATTGTCCAAAACAATAACCTTGATGGGTCTATCCCACAATTCAAAAACTGTGCAAATCTAAGTTATATGGATCTGAGCCACAATTCCTTAAGTGGTAACATTCCTCAAAGCTTCAGCAGATGTGTAAACATTACTGAGATAAACTGGTCAGAGAACAAGCTTTCTGGGGCAATACCACCTGAAATTGGAAACTTAGTGAATCTGAAAAGACTTGACCTCTCACACAACATATTACATGGTTCAATTCCTGTGCAAATTTCCAGTTGCTCCAAGTTGTATTCACTTGATTTGAGTTTTAACTCTTTGAATGATTCGGCCCTCAGCACAGTAAGCAACTTGAAGTTTCTGACACAGCTACGATTGCAAGAGAATAGATTCAGCGGAGGCTTGCCTGAGTCCCTCTCCCAGTTGGAAATGCTTATTGAGCTGCAACTTGGTGGAAACATTCTTGGGGGTAGTATCCCTTCATCATTAGGACAGCTGGTGAAACTGGGTACAGCCTTGAACCTTAGTAGCAATGGTCTAGTTGGTGATATTCCACCACAATTGGGTAATCTAGTGGACTTGCAAAACTTAGATTTGTCATTTAATAATCTCTCAGGAGGCCTTGTTACATTGAGATGTCTAGGTTTTTTGCATGCCTTGAATGTTTCTTACAACCAATTTAGTGGACCAGTCCCAGATAATCTTCTGAAGTTTCTGAATTCCACACCAAATTCTTTTAATGGAAACCCAGGCCTCTGTATCTCTTGCAGCACCAGTGATTCTTCTTGCATGGGAGCTAATGTTTTGAAACCTTGTGGTGGGTCGAAGAAAAGAGTAGTGCATGGCCAATTCAAAATTGTCCTCATAGTTCTTGGTTCATTATTTGTGGGAGCAGTTCTGGTACTTATACTGTGTTGCATCCTTCTGAAATCTCGAGATCGGAAGAAGAATACTGAGGAAGCAGTCAGTAATACGTTTGAAGGTTCCTCATCTAAATTAAATGAGATTATAGAGGCTACTGAAAATTTTGATGACAAGTATATCATCGGTACAGGTGGTCACGGAACTGTTTACAAGGCAACACTGAGGTCAGGAGATGTTTATGCTATAAAGAAACTTGGGTTAGGTTCATACAAAACCATGGTTAGAGAACTGAAAACACTAGGAGAAATTAAGCACAGAAACTTGATAAAGTTGAAAGAATTTTGGTTCAGACGTGATAATGGATTCATACTGTATGATTTTATGGAAAAAGGTAGCCTTCATGATGTTCTGCATGTAATTCAGCCAGCACCAACTTTGGACTGGTGTGTGAGGTATGACATAGCTCTCGGCACCGCCCATGGGTTAGCATATCTTCACGATGACTGCCGCCCTGCGATCATTCACCGTGATATCAAGCCATGTAATATACTGCTGGACAAGGACATGGTGCCACATATTTCAGATTTTAGCATTGCAAAGCTCATGGACCAGCCTTCTACTGCTTCACAGACCACTGGAATCGTTGGCACCATTGGATATATGGCCCCAG AATTGGCGTTTTCCACCAAGAGCAGCATGGAGTCCGACGTATACAGCTACGGCGTGGTGCTACTGGAGCTACTCACCAGGAGGACGGCGGTGGATCCCTCGTTCCCCGACAGCACGGACATAGTCGGCTGGGTGTCGTCCGCGCTGAACGGCACCGACAAAATCGAGGCCGTCTGCGACCCGACCCTCATGGAGGAAGTCTTCGGCACGGTGGAGATGGAGGAGGTGCGCAAGGTGCTGTCCGTGGCGCAACGGTGCGCGGCCAGGGAGGCGAGCCAAAGGCCGTCCATGGCCGCCGTCGTGAAGGAGCTGACGAGCGTACGGCCTGCCACTGGCtgccagcggcggcggccggtCGTTGTCCGAGTCGAAGCAGGGGAAACCGGGATCGCAATCCCATAG
- the LOC136473254 gene encoding receptor-like protein kinase: MLLVLLKTRAAPAGAGPHFPRILSPAAAGAPSCRLRDKMKLVFWHWFFLFFVLVSTSQGMSSDGLALLALSKSLILPSSIRSNWSASANPCTWNRVGCNGRNRVISLDLSSSEVSGFIGPEIGHLKYLQVLILSTNNISGLIPLELGNCSMLEQLDLSQNLLSGSIPASMGNLKKLSALSLYYNSFNGTIPEELFKNQLLEEVYLNDNQLSGSIPFSVGEMTSLKSLWLQDNMLSGFLPSSIGNCTKLEELYLLDNQLSGSLPETLSEIKGLRVFDATSNSFTGEIPFSFEKNCKLEVFILSFNYIKGEIPSWLGNCRSLQQLVFVNNSLSGKIPTSLGLLSNLTYLLLSQNSLSGPIPPEIGNCRLLQLLELEANQLEGTVPEELANLRNLSKLFLFENRLMGDFPENIWSIQTLESVLIYSNRFTGKLPSELVELKHLQNITLFDNFFTGVIPQELGVNSPLVQIDFTNNSFVGGIPPNICSGKALRILDLGSNHLNGSIPSNVVDCPSLERVIVQNNNLDGSIPQFKNCANLSYMDLSHNSLSGNIPQSFSRCVNITEINWSENKLSGAIPPEIGNLMNLKRLDLSHNILHGSIPVQISSCSKLYSLDLSFNSLNGSALSTVSNLKFLTQLRLQENRFSGGLPESLSHLEMLIELQLGGNILGGSIPSSLGQLVKLGTALNLSSNGLVGDIPPQLGNLVDLQNLDLSFNNLSGGLVTLRSLGFLHALNVSYNQFSGPVPDNLLKFLSSTPNSFNGNPGLCISCSTSDSSCMGANVLKPCGGSKKRVVHGRFKIVLIVLGSLFVGAVLVLILCCILLKSRDRLSNTFEGSSSKLNEIIEATENFDDKYIIGTGGHGTVYKATLTSGDVYAIKKLGLGSYKTMVRELKTLGEIKHRNLIKLKEFWFRRDNGFILYDFMEKGSLHDVLHVIQPAPTLDWCVRYDIALGTAHGLAYLHDDCRPAIIHRDIKPCNILLDKDMVPHISDFGIAKLMDQPSTASQTTGIVGTIGYMAPELAFSTKSSMESDVYSYGVVLLELLTRRTAVDPSFPDSTDIVSWVSSALNGTDKIEAVCDPALMEEVFGTVEMEEVRKVLSVALRCAAREASQRPSMAAVVKELTGVRPATGCQRRRAVVVRVEAGETGIAIP, from the exons ATGCTTCTAGTGCTACTGAAAACTAGAGCAGCGCCTGCCGGTGCCGGCCCCCATTTCCCCAGGATCCTCTCGCCCGCGGCCGCGGGCGCACCGAGCTGCCGTCTCCG GGACAAGATGAAGCTGGTTTTCTGGCATTGGTTTTTTCTATTCTTCGTGTTAGTTTCAACATCACAGGGTATGAGTTCAGATGGCCTAGCTCTTCTTGCTCTGTCCAAAAGCCTCATACTACCAAGTTCCATAAGATCCAACTGGAGTGCTTCCGCAAATCCTTGTACATGGAACCGTGTTGGTTGCAATGGAAGGAACAGAGTCATTTCTCTCGACCTATCATCATCAGAGGTTTCAGGTTTTATAGGACCTGAAATAGGGCATCTGAAATACCTGCAAGTTCTCATTTTGTCTACTAACAACATATCTGGTTTGATCCCTCTAGAATTGGGCAACTGCAGTATGCTTGAACAATTGGATCTGTCCCAAAACTTGCTTTCTGGCAGTATACCAGCATCAATGGGCAACCTCAAGAAATTGTCAGCACTGTCACTGTACTACAACTCTTTCAATGGAACAATACCAGAGGAGTTGTTCAAGAACCAGTTGCTGGAGGAAGTGTACCTAAATGACAATCAGCTCAGTGGTTCGATACCCTTCTCGGTTGGTGAAATGACAAGCCTTAAGTCATTGTGGTTACAGGATAATATGTTGTCTGGATTTTTGCCCAGTTCAATCGGCAACTGCACCAAGTTGGAGGAGCTCTATCTCCTTGATAATCAACTGAGTGGCAGTCTTCCAGAAACCTTGAGTGAGATCAAAGGCCTCAGGGTTTTTGATGCTACTAGCAATAGCTTCACGGGTGAGATTCCTTTCAGTTTTGAGAAGAACTGCAAGCTGGAAGTATTCATCTTGTCATTCAATTATATAAAGGGTGAAATTCCATCATGGCTAGGGAATTGCAGGAGCTTGCAACAACTTGTATTTGTCAATAATAGTCTGTCTGGCAAAATTCCAACTTCTCTCGGCTTATTGAGCAACCTCACATATCTTTTACTTTCACAGAACTCCCTGTCTGGGCCGATCCCACCTGAGATTGGCAACTGTCGGTTGCTGCAGTTGCTAGAGTTGGAAGCAAACCAGCTGGAGGGCACTGTTCCTGAAGAGTTGGCAAATTTACGGAACTTGTCAAAGCTCTTTCTTTTCGAGAATCGCCTCATGGGAGACTTCCCTGAGAATATTTGGAGTATCCAAACCCTTGAGAGCGTGCTTATTTATAGCAACAGATTCACAGGGAAGCTACCTTCAGAGTTAGTTGAGCTGAAGCACCTGCAGAACATTACACTGTTTGATAATTTCTTCACTGGAGTCATACCACAGGAGCTGGGTGTTAATAGCCCCTTGGTGCAGATAGATTTCACAAATAACAGTTTTGTTGGTGGTATCCCACCAAACATTTGTTCAGGAAAAGCGTTGAGAATTCTGGACTTGGGGTCTAATCATCTCAACGGTAGCATCCCATCCAATGTTGTGGACTGCCCAAGTCTGGAGCGAGTCATTGTCCAAAACAATAACCTTGATGGGTCTATCCCACAATTCAAAAACTGTGCAAATCTAAGTTATATGGATCTGAGCCACAATTCCTTAAGTGGTAACATTCCTCAAAGCTTCAGCAGATGTGTAAACATTACTGAGATAAACTGGTCAGAGAACAAGCTTTCTGGGGCAATACCACCTGAAATTGGAAACTTAATGAATCTGAAAAGACTTGACCTCTCACACAACATATTACATGGTTCAATTCCTGTGCAAATTTCCAGTTGCTCCAAGTTGTATTCACTTGATTTGAGTTTTAACTCTTTGAATGGTTCGGCCCTCAGCACAGTAAGCAACTTGAAGTTTCTGACACAACTACGATTGCAAGAGAATAGATTCAGCGGAGGCTTGCCTGAGTCCCTCTCCCATTTGGAAATGCTTATTGAGCTGCAACTTGGTGGAAATATTCTTGGGGGTAGTATCCCTTCATCATTAGGACAGCTGGTGAAACTGGGTACAGCCTTGAACCTTAGTAGCAATGGTCTAGTTGGTGATATTCCACCACAATTGGGTAATTTAGTGGACTTGCAAAACTTAGATTTGTCATTTAATAATCTCTCAGGAGGCCTTGTTACATTGAGAAGTCTAGGTTTTCTGCATGCCTTGAATGTTTCTTACAACCAATTTAGTGGACCAGTCCCAGATAATCTTCTGAAGTTTCTGAGTTCCACACCAAATTCTTTTAATGGAAACCCAGGCCTCTGTATCTCTTGCAGCACCAGTGATTCTTCTTGCATGGGGGCTAATGTTTTGAAACCTTGTGGTGGGTCGAAGAAAAGAGTAGTGCATGGCCGATTCAAAATTGTCCTCATAGTTCTTGGTTCATTATTTGTGGGAGCAGTTCTGGTACTTATACTGTGTTGCATCCTTCTGAAATCTCGAGATCGGCTCAGTAATACGTTTGAAGGTTCCTCATCTAAATTAAATGAGATTATAGAGGCTACTGAAAATTTTGATGACAAGTATATCATCGGTACAGGTGGTCACGGAACTGTTTACAAGGCAACACTGACGTCAGGAGATGTTTATGCTATAAAGAAACTTGGGTTAGGTTCATACAAAACCATGGTTAGAGAACTGAAAACACTAGGAGAAATTAAGCACAGAAACTTGATAAAGTTGAAAGAATTTTGGTTCAGACGTGATAATGGATTCATACTGTATGATTTTATGGAAAAAGGTAGCCTTCATGATGTTCTGCATGTAATTCAGCCAGCACCAACTTTGGACTGGTGTGTGAGGTATGACATAGCTCTCGGCACCGCCCATGGGTTAGCATATCTTCACGATGACTGCCGCCCTGCGATCATTCACCGTGATATCAAGCCATGTAATATACTGCTGGACAAGGACATGGTGCCACATATTTCAGATTTTGGCATTGCAAAGCTCATGGACCAGCCTTCTACTGCTTCACAGACCACTGGAATCGTTGGCACCATTGGATATATGGCCCCAG AATTGGCGTTTTCCACCAAGAGCAGCATGGAGTCCGACGTATACAGCTACGGCGTGGTGCTACTGGAGCTGCTCACCAGGAGGACGGCGGTGGATCCTTCGTTCCCCGACAGCACGGACATAGTCAGCTGGGTGTCGTCCGCGCTGAACGGCACCGACAAAATCGAGGCCGTCTGCGACCCGGCCCTCATGGAGGAAGTCTTCGGCACGGTGGAGATGGAGGAGGTGCGCAAGGTGCTGTCGGTGGCGCTGCGGTGCGCGGCCAGGGAGGCGAGCCAAAGGCCGTCCATGGCCGCCGTGGTGAAGGAGCTGACGGGCGTACGGCCTGCCACTGGCTGCCAGCGGCGGCGGGCGGTCGTTGTCCGAGTCGAAGCAGGGGAAACCGGGATCGCAATCCCATAG